The following proteins are encoded in a genomic region of Pseudomonas sp. Os17:
- a CDS encoding MATE family efflux transporter, translating into MADSSLLKDKLLQLSRLSGPIVVSRIGFLLLSLVDTMMVGRYATESLAAISITHAIADTYMLIAAGLLLGILVMGSIAIGQQDPRAAGLAAQRGVVQALGLGLLCALASVASLPLLSRFGVQADLAAAIAQLMGVVALGLPAILIYIAYSFFLEGISRPMPATLVILGGNLINGVLCYAMVYGAFGLPEMGALGSAWCTTLVRLLMALAIVLYVHRFMADRADFGINRRFAWGWSQWQMQRRIGYGGGLSFGIEAGAFMLIAVMAGVASPLIAAACAVLVNIRSILFMIPMGVGFATSILVGMAHGNRDLPDIQRSTQAGLWLGVSLSTLCALLLGALPGPLLAQYSHDAQLLAAALSSTLLLALALPFDAWQGVMSNALRGREDALAPTLIHGIAYLLLMVPLGWLLTLHWQRGLNGLVEAMLIGNLVAAALMTQRHYQLNRRAAQAAPAAALRDEGV; encoded by the coding sequence ATGGCCGATTCAAGCCTGCTCAAAGACAAGTTGCTGCAACTCTCCAGACTCTCCGGCCCGATCGTGGTATCGCGCATCGGCTTCCTGCTGCTGTCGCTGGTGGACACCATGATGGTCGGGCGCTACGCCACCGAGTCGCTGGCGGCGATCTCCATCACCCACGCCATCGCCGACACCTACATGCTGATCGCCGCCGGGCTGCTGCTGGGCATCCTGGTCATGGGCTCGATCGCCATCGGCCAGCAAGACCCGCGCGCCGCCGGCCTGGCCGCCCAGCGCGGCGTGGTCCAGGCCCTGGGCCTGGGCCTGCTGTGTGCCCTGGCCAGCGTCGCCAGCCTGCCCCTGCTGAGCCGCTTCGGGGTCCAGGCAGACCTGGCCGCGGCCATCGCGCAACTGATGGGGGTGGTGGCCCTGGGGTTGCCGGCGATCCTGATCTACATCGCCTATTCGTTCTTCCTCGAAGGCATCTCCCGGCCCATGCCCGCCACACTGGTGATCCTGGGCGGCAACCTGATCAACGGGGTGCTGTGCTACGCCATGGTCTACGGTGCCTTCGGCCTGCCGGAAATGGGCGCCCTGGGCTCGGCCTGGTGCACCACCCTGGTCAGGCTGCTGATGGCGTTGGCGATCGTGCTCTACGTGCACCGCTTCATGGCGGACCGGGCCGACTTCGGCATCAACCGGCGCTTCGCCTGGGGCTGGTCGCAGTGGCAGATGCAGCGGCGCATCGGCTATGGCGGCGGCTTGAGCTTCGGCATCGAGGCCGGCGCCTTCATGCTGATCGCCGTCATGGCCGGGGTGGCCTCGCCGCTGATCGCTGCCGCCTGCGCGGTGCTGGTCAACATCCGTTCGATCCTGTTCATGATTCCCATGGGCGTAGGCTTTGCCACCTCGATCCTGGTCGGCATGGCCCACGGCAACCGCGACCTGCCGGACATCCAGCGCTCGACCCAGGCCGGCCTGTGGCTGGGGGTGTCGCTGAGCACGCTGTGCGCCCTGCTCCTGGGTGCCCTGCCCGGACCGCTGCTGGCGCAGTACAGCCATGACGCGCAACTGCTGGCGGCGGCGCTGTCGAGCACGCTGCTGCTGGCCCTGGCCCTGCCCTTCGACGCCTGGCAGGGCGTCATGTCCAATGCCCTGCGCGGACGCGAGGACGCCCTGGCGCCCACCCTGATCCACGGCATTGCCTATCTGCTGCTGATGGTGCCCCTGGGCTGGCTGCTGACCTTGCACTGGCAGCGCGGCCTCAACGGTCTGGTGGAAGCCATGCTGATCGGCAACCTGGTGGCGGCGGCGCTGATGACCCAGCGCCACTACCAGCTCAACCGACGCGCTGCCCAGGCCGCTCCGGCCGCCGCCCTGCGCGACGAGGGGGTCTGA